The Actinomyces faecalis genome includes the window TCACCCACGACCGCTGGTTCCTCGACCGCGTGGCGACCCACATCCTGGCCTGGGAGGGTACTGAGGAGAACCCGGCCTCCTGGTACTGGTTCGAGGGCAACTTCGCCTCCTACGAGGAGAACAAGGTGTCGCGCCTGGGCGCTGACGCCGCTCGCCCGCACCGGGTCACCTACCGGAAGCTGACGAGGGACTGAGGCCTCCCCGGACAGTCATGACGACGGCGCCGCCCACCTTTGCTGGAAGGTGAGCGGCGCCGTCGTCGTAGGACTCTGCGTCGCTCTCGCTCGTGAACAGTCGCCCTAGGTGCTGCCCGCGTGGAAAGCGACGGTTGAGGCGCGAGAGCGACGCCCGGCCGGTCGTGACCGACCGGGCGGGAGGGCTCAGTCCTCCTCAGCCTGCTCCTGCTGCTTGCGCCAGCGGATGCCGGCGTCGATGAAGCCGTCGATGTCGCCGTCAAAGACCGAGTCCGGGTTGCCGACCTCATAGCTGGTCCGCAGGTCCTTGACCATCTGGTAGGGGTTGAGCACGTAGGAGCGCATCTGGTCCCCCCACGAGGCCTTGACGTCCCCGGCCAGCTCCTTCTTCTTGGCGTCCTCCTCCTGCTGCTTGAGCAGCAGCAGGCGCGACTGCAGCACGCGCATGGCGGCGGCGCGGTTCTGGATCTGGGACTTCTCGTCCTGCATCGAGACCACCAGGCCTGTGGGCAGGTGGGTGATGCGCACGGCCGAGTCGGTAGTATTGACGGACTGGCCTCCGGGTCCGGAGGAACGGAAGACGTCGATACGGATGTCAGTCTCTGGGACCTCGATGTGGTCCGTGGACTCGATGAGCGGGATCACCTCGACCGCAGCGAAGGAGGTCTGGCGCCGTCCCTGGTTGTCGAAGGGGCTGATGCGTACCAGGCGGTGGGTCCCGCCCTCCACGCTGAGCGTGCCGTAGGCGTAGGGGGCGTGGACCTCGAAGGTCACCGACTTCAGGCCTGCCTCCTCGGCGTAGGAGGTGTCCAGGACCTTGGTGGCGTAGTCGTGACGCTCGGCCCAGCGCAGGTACATGCGTAGCAGCATCTCCGCGAAGTCCGCGGCGTCCACACCACCCGCACCCGAGCGGATGGTGACGACGGCGTCGCGCTGGTCGTACTCGCCGCTCAGCAGCGTGCGGATCTCCAGCTCAGACAGGTCCTTGGAGATCGCGTCCAGGTCCGACTCCGCCTCGGCCAGCAGCTCGGCGGCGTCATCGCCCTCCTCCTCCCCAGCCATCTCGACCATGGCCTCAAGGTCGTCGATACGCGAGCCAAGGTCCTCCACGCGCTTGAGGTCCGCCTGGGCGTGGGACAGGTTGGAGGTCACCACCTGGGCGGCGTCAGGGTCGTCCCACAGGTCCGGTGCCGCCGCCTGCTCGGAGAGCTCGGCAATGCGTGCGCGCAGCGCCTGCGGGTCAGTCACCGCCTCGATAGAGGCGTGAGTGTGTCGGAGTCGCTCGATCTCTGCAGGAAAGTCTGTGGCCACGGAGCCGAGTCTACGGCAGAGCAGTACGACGCCGTCTCCCAGGCCCTCGTACCCGTTCTAGCCCAGTTCCAGCGCCTGGGCCTGGGCGAGCAGAAGGTCAAGGACCGCACGGGTAGCGGCGCTGGGATCGGTTCTCGTGGAGCGGTGGCGCACCACGAGCTGACGCGTGCCCAGCCCAGGCAGACGCACCACGCTCACGCCCTCGGGAACCTGGCCGGACATGACCGCCAGCTCAGGAAGGAGCGCGTAACCGAGCCCGAAGCTGACCATCGCCAGGACGACGTCGTAGTCGTACCCGACGTGATGGGTGCTCAGCGGCGTCCCCAGCTGACGCGACAGACGCACCAGCGCCTCAGCACCGGCAGTAGCGGGGTCCAGGTCGATCCAGGTCGCCCGCACCAGGTCCGACAGCGTCGAGGGCGCGGGCTGCTCCGGAGGCACGACGACGAGCCAGGACTCGTCCAGCAACGGCACGTCCGTCATCGCCCTGGGGGCGCTGGCCAGCGACTGGACATCACGCTCAAGCAGGACCAGGTCGAGCTCACCGCGTCGCAGCCGCGCCAGTCCCGCCCGCTCCTCGGTCTCCTCGATCGTGAGGTGGAGTCCGGGGTGGCTGGCCACGACCTGGCCGGCCATAGGCAGAAGGAGGGCCCGGATCGCCGTGGCGAAGGAACCGATGCGCACCCGACCGGTCGGCGTGGACTCGTCCAGCTCCGCCAGCTCGCGGCGCGCCGAGGCGAGCTCGTCCTCAAGACGCTCCGCCGTCTCCGCCAGGATGCGTCCCGCCTCGGTCAGGACCGAGCCGGAAGGTGTGCGATCCAGCACATGCGTTCCGACCTCCTTCTCCAGCAGCTTGATCTGCTGACTGACGGCCGAAGGTGACAAGTGTTGAGATTCCGCGGCTGCCACGATGCCGCCGGAGCGATGGACGGCCAGCAGGAGGGCCAGTCGGTGCGCAGAGAGGTCCACAGCAGCCTCGCTTCAGTTCTACTTCATGCCGGATACAAATACCTTAGATTGAACTGTAGTCATTCGCAGGACAGGATCATCCTGTGACTGACGTGATCCCCACCCTGATCGCCGTCGGCGGCTGGATCGGTGCCGCCGAGTTCCTCCTGGCCTACTTCATGGTCTCCAAGGGACGCATCGCCGGCGACTCCCTGAGGTACCAGGCCCTCAACCTCTCCGCCTCGGTGCTGCTGCTCATCAACTGCGCACACACCGGCGCCTGGCCCAGCGCCATCGCCAACGTCTTCTACGTCTTCGTCGGTATCAACATCCTCCTGACCGTCAAGCGTGCCTACATCGCCCAGCTCGCTCGACAGCACAGCGACGACCTGCGCGCACGCCTGCACCGCCGCGAGCACAGCGACCTCAGCCTCCGCCAGGCCTAGTCCCAGGGAGGCGCTCGCACGCAGTCACCCTCAGCCTCCCGCCCCACCTCCCCACCAGCCCGCCGCTGACGTGTCAAGCAGCCAGAGCAGCACCGTCACAGCCAGCAGCGCCGTGCGACGCTCCCGCTCACGCAGGTCCGCTGCCTCCGGCCAGCGCGTCACCGACGACGCGCAGCGCTCCTCCCCTACGGTGGGGGTATGTCGACCACGCCTAACGACCCCACCCAGCCGTCTCGCGAGGCAGCACCTGAGCCACCCCAGGACTCCTCGGACGAGAAGGCCTCTGCCGGGCGTCCTCAGGCAACGGCTCCTAGCGCCCCGCAGGGCTCCGACGCCACCGGCGTCATGAGCCCGAGACCCGCCCTGACCTTGGCCGCCATGGCCGCCGTCGCGGTACCTGGTCTGGACCCCGCGCGCCTGGCGCTGCCTCAGAAGACCACCTCCTCCCTGCACACCGTCGGCGTCGTCGACTCACGTGGCCGCCACTGGGAGGTCGTGCAGGCACTGTCAGACGCAGCCGGCGCCTCCCTCGACGCCGAGGCCGAGGTACTGCGACGAGTCGCACGCAGCCACGACGCCGGCGCCGTCTCCTTCGACGTCTCCCGGCCGGCCGGCTCGTTACGTCGCGAGGGCCTGCACGTCCAGGTCCGCTCCCACATCGAGGGCAGGCCCATCGCCGTCGACTCCCTGCGTCCGGGCCCTGGCCTGTCGGCGGGACTAGGCAAGGCCCTGGGCGAGATCCACGAGCTGGAGACCACCGTGGTCTCCGAGGCGGGACTTCCGGTGTACGACGCTGAGGAGGTTCGCTCCACCTGGCTCACCCTCCTCGACGACGTGGCCGCCACCGGAAAGGTCCCGTCCCCGCTGCTCTCTCGGTGGGAGCAGGTCCTTGACGACACCGCTCTGTGGCGGTTCCGCCCGACCGTGGTCCACGGAGACCTGGCTGAGGAGAACGTGCTCACAGCCGGTGGCGCCGTCGTGGCGGTCCAGGGGCTGTCCCAGATCCACGTCGGCGACCCGGCGGAGGACCTGGCGTGGGTGTACTCCACCGCCCCGGTGGACTGTCTGGACTCGATCGAGGCCGCCTACGACCTGGCACGTACCGAGGGCGTGGACAAGCACCTGCGCGACCGGGCTGAGCTGGTCAGTGAGATGAGCCTGGCCAAGTGGCTGCTGCACGGTGTACGCAGCCAGAGCCAGGACATCATCGATGACGCTGTCTCCATGCTTGCCGACCTGCTGGACCAGGTCGGTGACGAGCCACTGGTCGAGCCCCATGAGCCGGTCCTGGCCTCGGTACCCGGCGCCCGCACGAGCGCAGGACCAGATGAGGCGACCAGCGAGATCACGATGGTCTCCTCTCCCTCTTCGGCTACGAGCCCGGACAGTCCGGACCTGGACGCTCTGCCTGGGGTCGGGGCGTCACCTGCCCCCGAGGCAGACAGGGCTGTGAACGCGGACCAGACCCCGACCACGGACATGGCCGCGGTGGTGCCGCTCACTGGCCGAGAGACTGCTCAAGACTGAGCGCCTGAGTCAGCGTCTCCATCGTCAGCAGCTCCTGGGAGCTGAGCTCGTCCACCTGCCCCCCGGGGAAGTCGACATAGGCATAGGCGGCCCTCACCGAGCTGGCGTCGATACCGTGCGAGGCGGCCCACACGTGCACGTAGACACTGAGCTGGTCCACGGGCACGTGGTGCCGCCCTGTCTTCCAGTCCACGATGAGCCAGGCACCCGGTTCGTCATCGCGTGCTCCCTCCTTGTGGAAGACGGCGTCGATCCGACAGCGCAGCGTCACTCCAGCGACGACCAGCTCCCGCTCAACCTCCGTGTCGCAGAGGGTGTATCCCTCCAGCAGCGGCAGGTTCTCGGCCGTCATGAGCCAGCGCTCCAGCTTCTGGCGGTCCTGGGGGGAGACGGTGTCCGGGACGCCTGCTTCCTCCAGGGAGAACAACGCCGAGCTGCGGGACAGACGCTGGGCCACGGCGTCGTGGAAGACCGTGCCCAGTCGCGCTGACGGGCTTGGCCGCGGTGGCAGAGGCCTGCGCAGGTGCACGGCCAGCTGCTGGGGGTCCCGCCTCAGCGTGTCAAGCTGGGTGGCTGCAAGGTGCGCAGGCAAGCGCAGCTGACGAGGACTGACGGCGTTCCTGTCCCGCTCGGCCAGAAGAAGCTGTGCCTCCTGCTGCCAGCGCGCGACAAGCGCCGCCACGGACTCGGCCGGTGCAGCTCCCGGTGCGGCCGGCGGCGCCGAAGCCGGCTCCGGTACGGCAGCACCTGCCACGGGGCCGGGTGGTGACCCGGCACGGCCCGACGCGACTGGCCTGGCCGAGGAGGTCACCGACTCCTGCGGCGCCGTCGGCCACACGACCCGTGAGGTGGCAGTGAGCAGCCCGTTACCTCGACTCGTATCACGCTCGGTCCATCCCGGTCCGTAGGGCGTCACCAGCTCGCGCCTGCGCAGCTCGGCGAGGAAGCGACTCATGGGACGAGGGGTCGTGGAGGTCTTGGACACGTGCGAGCCGGTGAGAAGGAGGTCGTGACGGGCACGTGTCAGCGCCACGTACGCCAGTCGGCGTTCCTCCGCCACCGCGTAGCGCCCCAGCGCCAGGCAGTACCCGTCAATCATCTCCTTCACCTCGGTCTTGTCCACCTCAGGTGGCTCCAGCCTCGCCAAGGTGAAGGGCGGCAGGGTCGCGGCGTCCATGCGCAGCGGGTGGGGAAACTCGTCTGCCGCCGCCATCCAGGACTTGGAGCGCACCGAGAGGTCGTCACGTGGCTGTGTCGAGTAGAGAGGAAAGCCCTTCTCGTTCAGGCCGATGACAGCCACATGGTCCCACTCCAGCCCTTTGGAGGCGTGAACAGTCATGAGCTGGACCGCCCCAGGTTCCGGCTCGACCTCAGGTGCTGACAGTGCTCGCTCATGGGCCTCGGCCGCGTCCAGCCACTCCAGGAAGCTGGCCAGGGTCGGGGAGTCCAGGTCCCTGGAGAACTGCTCGGCGACCTCACGCAGGGCGTCCAGGCCCCGGCGCCCACGACGGTCCCCCACCCTGGCCGCTACCTCGATGTCCAGGTCGAGCGTCTGCTCCGCCAGGGTCACCAGCTCGGCCAGAGGAAGGCGAAGCGCGCGGCGCACCCGTCTGAGCTGTCTGGCCAGGCGATCAGCCAGACGGGTCCCAGCAGGACTGAGCCCGGCCACCGTGACTCCCTCCACCCCCTGTGGGTGCCTGTCCGCGCTGCGTGCTACCGCCTCCAGGGCCTCAGCGAGCACGGGCTGGTCCGTGTCCTGAGCAGAGTCAGAGTCCACGGAGCCATCTGGGAGCACGGCGTCGCCCTGGGACGACCGGGTCTGGCGACGCGCGTAACGGTAGAGGGCAGCCAGGTCCCTCGCCCCGATGCCACCGGCAGTCAGCAGCCGCACCAACCAGTCACCACGTTCTGGGTCTGCGGCCACGGTGAGCAGCGCTCGGACGTCCGCGACCTCCGGAATCATGAGCATCCCGCCGATGCCTACGACCTCGTACGGAATCGACCGGTCCCGCAGGGCCTGCGCCACCGGCGCGAGCGCGTCCCGGGTACGACTGAGTACCGCCAGCTGCGCCTGAGGGTTCCATCGTTGCTCCAGGAAGTCTGCGACGACCTCTGCCTCCTCCAACGGGTCGGCAAGGTAGGCCCCCAGGACCGAGCCCGGAGCCAGGCCTGCCTCGGCAGGCCGGGGCCGGAGCTGGGCGACCGGGATCTGCGGGCCAGGTCCGTCACCAGGCTGCGGCGTGTGAGAGCGCAGAGGACCCGACAGCACGTTGGCAGCCTCCAGCACGGTGCGGTCGTTGCGCCATGCCGTCGACAGCGGCAGGACCGGAGCGGCTTTCCTGCGGTCCGCACCTGCCTGTACGGCTGCGCAGCCCGCCGGGTTGAAGGCGAGGTGGAACTCGTCCAGAGCGGCAGCACTGGCACCTCGCCAACCGTAGATGGCCTGGTTGGGGTCTCCGACGGCGGTCACCCCACCTCCTGCGAAAAGACGGGACAGCAACCGGACCTGTGCCGTGGACGTGTCCTGGAACTCATCCAGCAGCACCGCCCGGTACTGCTGGGACAGGGCCTGCACCACCTCCTGCGACCCCGGGGCCGTCAGTACCTTGTAGGCAAGGACGATCTGGTCGCCAAAGGTCAGCAGCCCCTGAGAGCTCTTGGTGTCCCGGTACTCCTGGACCAGGTCCAGCAGCGCCACACGCGTCTTCATCGCCGTGTCGAATCCCTTGAGCGCCGTCTTGAGACCACGTACCTGAGCCAGCGACTCGAAGAGCTGGTCCAGGTCGTGCATCTGCTCACGCGCCTGCTCCACCTCCAGGAGGTTCTCGCACAACGCGGAGTCAAGCCCTAGCACGAGCTCGGTGACCCGTGCGGGAGAGTCCAGCGGGAGAGGCTCCGTGCGCCGCTCGACGATACCGGCGACCACCTGCCATGCCCGTGCCTCCGTGATCAGGGTGGCGTCCGGGTCCACACCGATGCGCAGTCCGTGGTCACGCACGATCGTGCCTGCGAAGGAGTTGTAGGTTGCGATCGTCGGCTCCGCACCGTCCTCCTGGGGGCCGGCGATCCCCGAGCCCGCCAAGGAGCCTAGGCGCGTGCTGATGCGCTGAGCCAGCTCGCCTGCTGCCTTACGCGTGAAGGTCAGACCAAGCACCTCGTGGGGCTCCACCTGACCGCTGGCGACGAGGTAGACCACTCGCTGGCTCATCGTTGCGGTCTTGCCGCTCCCTGCCCCTGCGACCACCAGCAACGGCGACAGGGGGTGGGCAATGACCTCAGCCTGCTCTGCAGTGGGTTCGTCGATGCCCAGGGCCTGGGCGAGTGACACCGGGGTCAGTGCCGGCAAGGTCTGGGCCTGCCCGGTAGCTTCAGGGGTCATCATGCGAGGTTCCTCCGTCCCTCAGGTACCGCGGGGCACGCGCTCTTGACCGAGCAGAAACGACAGTGAGCGCCGACGCGCGCCTCAAAGTGGCTGCCGGAGGCGTCACGAGCAGCGCAGGCCACCAGCTCCGCGGCCCAGTCCTCGCCGCTCTCAGGGTCAGGAGACGCCGCGAGCGCCGCTCCGGCGGGATAGACGCGGGTGTCACCGTAGCGATCCGCTTCCTCACCCAGGACGACCAGCCCGGCGCCCGTCACCTCGTACCCGAGTGCGGCCAGCGCCATGCGGTAGGTGGCCAGCTGGGCGTTGCGTGCCGCCTCCCCCGCTGGCCTGCGCCCGGTCTTGAGGTCCATGACGCGCACACGGGTGCCGTGCGCCGGTGGCAGGAGCTCGGGCGCGTCAGGAGCGCACAGGGACGAGTCCTCACCGTCGTCCAGCTCAATCCTGTCGACTCGTCCCACCAGACGCACGCCGATCTCGGACTGGCCACGAGCAGCACCCTCCTGCGGCCCACCCGCGCCCGGATCCGTAGGCAGAGGAAGATCAAGCTCGACGTCAACACGCTTCTCTACCGCAACCGGTCCCGGCACCGTACCGAGATAGGCGTCCAGACGGTCGATCACGTCATGGGCGCGGCGGGCCTGGAGCTGTTCCAGCCAGGTCAACGGCTCGGCCAGCTGTGGCATCTGCTCCGTGAGGAGGTCGTGGAGCACCTGCCCGCGCAAGCCCTCTCGCTGAGCCCGCTCAGCGACTGCGTGGACGATCGTTCCCAGGGCCTGCTGGCTGGAGGCTCCGTTGTCCCCGCCGTGACGCTGGAGGAACCAGCGCAAGGGACAGGTCGCTACGTTGTCGACGTCAGAAGGACTGACCCTCACCCGTTGACCCGTTGCGACCAACGGGTCCACCGAGGTTACCGGCGCACCTGACCACCACTGGGAGTCCGCCTGCACCACACCGGCCTGCGCCAGCTGGTTAAGAATCTCGCCAGCCACGCACCCGGCCTGGCGCTGCTCAGCAGTGGCCTGAGGCAGGCCGCCAGCCGTCACCGCGTGCCGCAGCTCGCCGGTCAGTCCACGCAGGGTCAGCTCACCTACGTCCGGGCTGGTGAGGACCTCCCCGTCTGCGTTCGCAACCTGCGCCCCTGCGCTACGAGCAACTTCCAGGAAGAAGGAGGAGGGCGAGTGCTCCTCGTCCTGGCAGGACGTGACGAGGAGACGACGCGTCGCGCGCGTCAGCGACGCCAGGAGCATCCGTCTCTCGTCACCACGCACCTGTGCCCGAGCCGCCACCGTGTCCGCCTGGGCCACGCGCAGGCCCTCAGGGTCACGCGGAAGCCGGTCCGTCACCGCCTCGACCAGAAGACCCGCACGCGTCAGGGAGTCACGTAACCGAAGATCCGGCCACTGGTCCCGGTTCAGCCCCGTGACCGCCACGACCTCCCACTCTCGTCCCGCGGCGGCTGCCGGTGTCAGCACGCTCACGCCCTCGGGCCTGACACCTGTAGGAGCCACGGAGTCCGACGGGACGACCTCGCTGGCGAGCTCGCGAAGGAACACCGACGCGTCCTGGCCGGGATGGCGTTCAGCCCATACCTCAGCACGCTTGAACAGTGCCGTCACGACGTCGAGATCGTGCTCCGCAGCCTCGGCCAGCACCGCTTCCCCCGCCCCTTCAGAGGAACCCAGAGCCACCTCACGCCACCGCTGGGCACAGCCTGAGGCCTCCCACGCCGCCCACAACAGCTCTTCCACGTCGACCCTCGGCAGGTCAAGGCCCTCCAGGTCAAGGCCTTCGTCCGTGGCTGCAGGATCCTTGTCCTCCTGCCCTGCGCCGGTCTGCGCGCCCTCAACGACCGCACGAGCCGCCTCGACGACACGAGCAGCCCTCTCGATGCTCCGAGCCGGACCAGCCAGGGCCTCCTGCGCGAGCTCCTGGCTCAGTACCCGTGCCTCCTCAGTGCTGGTGACGAGGGACAGGAGAGACTCCTCTGCGTCGCGTCGCGGGAAGGCTGCCCGCAGACGCCGACGCACACGACGCAGGTCCAACGCGCTCAGGCCGATCAACGGGCTGGTCAGCAGCGCCAGGACTGCCTCCCGCTGGGCGGGCTGGCTCCGGTCCCCCAACCGGCCGGCCAGTGCCGCCTCAGCCACGCCCAGGAGCGCAGCCGCTGCCGGTTCGGCACGTAGCAGCACCGCTGGCGTGGATGCCGACAGCGGCACACCGCGTCGGCGCAGCTCACGCGCCACGGACTGCGCGGCACCGCTGGAACGGACGATCACGGCCATCTGCTCCCAGCCGGTGGCGTGCAGGACGTGCTCCGCCCTCAGCAGGCGGGCTACGTGTGCCGTCTCCTGGGAGACCGAGGAGGCTATGAGCGCCGTCACCCCACTGACGGCGGCCTCAGCCTGAGACGACGTCCTCGTCTGCCCCACTCCCTGGGAGGTGGCCCCTGCCTGCTGCGGACGACGGTGGGCAGGAGCGCCGACGACCGGCACCCGGTCCGCCTGGTCCTGCCACACACGAGCCAGTGCCTCATCACCGCGGTAGCGGGTGGTGAGCGTCATCCGTGCGGCTGCCAGGCCTGAGCGGTCCTCCGCCTCCACGAGCAGGCTCGGGGTACCGCCGCGGAAGGTCTCGACAGCGCAGTCAGGATCGCCCAGGACCACGACCTGGCTGCGTCGCCCGGAGGCGTCCGGTGACGCCAGGCAGGCAAGAAGCCGGGCAGTGGCTGCGGTGCAGTCCTGGTAGTCGTCCACGACGACCAGGTCAGGAACAGGAGGCGGGACCTGGACGCCGTCCTCCTCCCAGCGCTCCAGAGCCTCTCGGGCGCGGTCCTGGATCCGTGCCGAGTCCATCTTGCGGGTCTGGGATCGCCTCGAGGCGCTCGCACGTCCCTGAGCGTCCCAGGCCCGTAGCAGCGGTACCGCCTGCCTCCATATCTCCACGTCCAGCTCCTGGGCGAGCTCAGCGAGCTCAGGAGCACCGATCCCCAGCTCCCCGGCACGCGCGAGCAGGCTGCGCAGCTCGGAGCGGAATGCGCGTGAGGACACCGCCTGCGCAGGCAGCGGCTGCCAGTCGTCAGGGTGCAGCATCTGCGCCAGGGCGGCGTCCTCCTCCGCACCGACCAGCAGGACGGGAGCCGGCAGCGGGTCCTGGCGAGCTGTCAGCGAGGTACTCAGCACCATGAAGGCAAAGGACCCCGGGGTACGCACGCGCACGGCGCCACCTCCCTGGCCCGCCAGCAGCTGGGCGGCGCGCTGGCGCAGGACCTCTGCCCGAGCGCGGGTGGGCGCGAGGACCAACGGCTCCCTGCCTTGCGCCACGGCCTCGACCAGGAGCCTGAGGGCCAGGGTGGACTTCCCGGTGCCCGCGGCTCCTAGCACCACGAGATTGGCACCGCTACGGACCTGTTCGGTGACCTGACTGGTCTGCTCGTCAGGTTCCGGCAGGGGCTGCGGCGGCAGGGGTGGCAGGAGCCGGATCGGCTCGGTAGCGAGGTCCTCGGACATGGGGCCATCTCATCACGACCCACCGACACCAATTCCGTCCTCAGGCCCGTCACCTCCCTCAGTCCTGCCGACCACGCTCCGCGCGTCCCGTCCGCGTGAGGCGAAAACCACCCGTCGACGTCCCGGGATCACAGTCCTGGTTCCGCCTCTCCCTTAGGATCCCTGGCGACACCGTCAGGCGGCTCCACGCCTACTGGCACCCCGCCACAGCGCCGGTGCCCCGTCGTCCACCATGAGGAGTACCTATGCAGGTCACCATCGGAATCAAGCACTCCGGCCGCGAGCTCGCCCTGGAGACCTCCGCCAGCCAGGACGAGGTCCTGGCGTCCCTGGCAGGTGCCGCCACCCAGGACGTCACCCTGACCGACGACAAGGGCCGCAAGGTCTTTGTCCCCGCCGGCTCCCTCGCCTACGTCGAGCTGGGCGAGGCCGCTCCCCGACGCGTCGGCTTCGGTATCTGAGCCCGGCGCCCCGCAGCACCGCGATCGTCCAGGTCGCGCGTGCGACCGTCGTGCCGTCCCAGGGCGGGCTGCGCACCTCCAGAGCGCGCAGCCCGCCCTGGTCTTATGAAGCGGGCACGACACATGTATGACACACCACACCCACTAGTCTTCTGGCACCCTTATCCACCCAACCCAAAGGCATCCCTGTGAGATCTTCATACCGTTGCGGGCTCGCAGCGGTGGTGTCCCTGGCGCTCCTGGCGCCGGTCTCAGCCACCGCGAGCGCCGTCCCCGTCGCACCTCCACCGTCGACCGTCTCCGTCTCGGCCTCCTCGGAGCAGCGAGTCAACGTCGTGGTCCTTCTCAAGAACCAGCCCGCTGCACCCTCTCAGGGGCAGGAGAGGACCAACGTCGCTGACCAGGACACGCTGCTGGCCGCCTGGTCCGATCAGTACGGCCTGAGCGTGGAGCGTCAGTTCGGCTACCTGGTCAACGGCTTCTCTGCCTCCATGCCGGCTGGCAGGATGCTGGCTCTCGCCCAGGAGCCCACAGTCGCCTCGGTCAAGATCGAGCGCGTCTACGACCACGTCGAGACCGGCGCCGCGCCTGACCTCGCTGACGCCGAGAGCCTGGAGCTCACTCCGTCCCAGCACTCCGCACGCGTGGCGCAGGGGGTGCCGACGGCGCTCAAGGACTACGGCACGGACGGCACCGGGACCGTGGTCGCGATCATCGACTCTGGCATCGACCCGGAGCACCAGGACATGCGCCTGGACTCCAGCGCCCGGGACAAGGTCAAGATCACGACCGTCAACCCCGCCGCCGAGGGCCACTTCAACGAGAAGGTCCCGACCGGCTACAACTACGCCGACGAGAGCTACGTCGTCAAGGACGCCACCAAGGACCAGCACGGCATGCACGTGGCCGGCATCGTGGCGGCCAACGGCTCGCTCGACGGCGAGAGCGCCGAGCAGGCCTGGGCCAAGGGCCGCCTGGACGGCGTCGCCCCCAACGCCCAGCTGCTGGCGATGAAGGTCTTCTCCAACTCCGGCGGCGGCGCCCGCGACGCGGACATCATCGCCGCCATCGAGGACTCCGTGAAGCTGGGCGCTGACGTGCTCAACCTCTCCCTGGGATCTCCCAACGGCCTCAACGACACCTCGGACGGCACCTACCGTGCCCTTGCCAAGGCACGCCAGGCCGGCGCCATCGTGGACATCGCCGCCGGCAACGCCGGCCTCAACTTCTCCTCCGACGAGTCGACCTCTGACCTGCTGGGCCTCCTGGACGACGCCACGCTGGGCTCCCCCTCCTCCAACGCCGACGCCTTCACGATCGCCTCGATCGAGAACACCACGGTGACCCAGCCCCAGGCCTACGGGATCATCGACGGCACCGAGCAGGGCATGCTCTACTCCCTGCAGACCGGCACGGCTGACGGCCAGAACCACCCGCTGGTTGACGTGGGCCTGGGCCGGGCCGAGGACTACACCGAGGGCCAGGACCTGGCCGGCGCCTACGCGCTGGTCGAGCGCGGCGAGATCAGCTTCGCTGACAAGTTCAGCAACGCCGTCGAGCACGGTGCTGGTGGTGTCCTGGTCTTCAACAGCGCCGCCGGCGGCGATGAGCTCCTGTCGATGGCCGGGATCGACTCCTACACGCTCCCCGGTGGCTCGGTCCCCCGCAGCAGCGCCCTGGAGCTTCGCCAGGCGATCCAGGACGGCAAGACAGTCCAGGTCCGCCTGACCTCCGAGGTCCTGGTCTCGGACAACGAGAAGGCCCTCACGCCCTCCTCCTTCACCTCGTGGGGGCCGACGCCGTCGCTGGACTTCAAGCCCCAGCTCGCCGGCATCGGTGGCGAGGTCTACTCCACTCTCAACGACAACCGGTACGGCACGAAGTCGGGCACCTCGATGGCTACCCCGAACGTGTCGGGCATGGCCTCGCTCATGGTGGAG containing:
- a CDS encoding DUF3107 domain-containing protein, translated to MQVTIGIKHSGRELALETSASQDEVLASLAGAATQDVTLTDDKGRKVFVPAGSLAYVELGEAAPRRVGFGI